From the Diospyros lotus cultivar Yz01 chromosome 13, ASM1463336v1, whole genome shotgun sequence genome, one window contains:
- the LOC127788494 gene encoding uncharacterized protein LOC127788494 isoform X1: protein MELLHFSHDHPLILTQEHHDGGLKVLCNGCRRPISGPSYSCRKCSFFLHKWCSEFPREMTHPSHPKHPLSLFLNPPTSHWTTRCELCESLCNAFIYRCSNCDFNLDLPCASITLRIRRMVEHESHAHQLIPIHKPTRFLCDACGRTHEGESYLCTTCGFWVNQDCASVPTSINLRRHRHPLTLIYSIPYKYGAYCEICSEELNRVFWVYCCSECQYFVHVDCVPLESGNSKKDSETDSDEELDPNSADLESPKPTLEMPKDSKEEINPITFPVPDESTDVISQLIKNIRLHGRYTEAGKISHCSEDHPLIFLSKQIDEAKDDQVCNGCGQTISSPFYHCIQCNFSLHEWCADLPNELQHISHPEHPLLLITYHSHDLHLHKCGCCGLFSNGFVFGCSACRFYLDVKCASLPRVIKHQAHDHTLALRRARSEGCDTCEASLIDIVSDYAFVCEACHFKLCIGCALLPFTIGHRYDKHPFALTYDPIKGQPDEYYCAICEDDIDSMCWFYHCVDCDQSLHPTCIYPIERYLNVKFGRRFKVDDHCHLLSCVHKPKGKDETPCSRCGKPFPNSSYIAFECESCDFWIHHVCNPSLQNEEFY, encoded by the exons ATGGAGCTACTCCATTTCAGCCATGATCATCCATTGATTCTCACCCAAGAACACCATGACGGCGGCCTCAAAGTTCTCTGCAACGGCTGCCGGCGACCAATCTCCGGCCCTTCCTATTCCTGCCGCAAGTGCAGCTTCTTCCTCCACAAATGGTGCTCTGAATTCCCCCGAGAAATGACGCATCCCTCTCATCCCAAACACCCCCTCTCCCTCTTCCTCAATCCCCCCACCAGCCATTGGACCACCAGATGCGAACTCTGCGAATCGCTCTGCAACGCATTCATCTATCGCTGTTCCAACTGCGACTTTAATCTCGACCTGCCCTGCGCCTCGATTACGCTCCGTATTCGGCGCATGGTCGAGCACGAGAGCCACGCACACCAGTTGATTCCCATCCACAAGCCCACCCGGTTCTTGTGCGACGCTTGTGGTCGAACCCATGAGGGCGAATCGTATCTCTGCACCACCTGTGGCTTCTGGGTCAACCAAGATTGTGCTTCTGTTCCAACCAGTATCAATCTCCGTCGCCACCGTCACCCCCTCACTCTCATCTATTCTATTCCATATAAATACGGGGCTTACTGTGAAATCTGCAGTGAGGAACTGAACAGAGTGTTTTGGGTTTATTGTTGTTCGGAATGCCAGTATTTCGTCCACGTAGATTGCGTGCCATTGGAGTCTGGAAATTCCAAGAA GGATAGCGAAACAGACTCTGATGAAGAACTTGACCCTAATTCTGCTGATTTAGAGTCGCCAAAACCTACACTTGAGATGCCCAA GGATTCTAAAGAAGAGATTAATCCGATCACCTTCCCCGTGCCGGATGAATCTACTGATGTAATAAGCCAATTGATTAAGAACATTAGATTACATGGAAGATACACAGAAGCTGGCAAGATCAGCCATTGTAGTGAAGACCACCCCCTAATTTTTCTCAGCAAGCAAATTGATGAGGCTAAGGATGACCAAGTATGCAATGGCTGTGGACAGACCATCTCATCCCCATTCTATCATTGCATTCAATGCAACTTCTCTCTTCACGAGTGGTGCGCTGATTTACCCAATGAACTGCAACACATATCTCACCCAGAGCACCCACTTCTCTTGATCACATATCACTCTCACGATCTTCATCTCCACAAGTGTGGCTGCTGTGGGTTGTTCAGCAACGGGTTCGTCTTTGGCTGCTCTGCTTGTAGATTCTACCTTGATGTCAAGTGTGCTTCACTTCCTCGAGTAATCAAGCACCAAGCTCACGACCACACTCTTGCCTTGAGGAGAGCACGTTCAGAAGGCTGCGATACATGCGAAGCAAGTCTCATAGACATTGTCTCTGACTATGCTTTTGTCTGTGAAGCTTGCCATTTCAAGCTGTGCATTGGGTGCGCTTTGCTTCCATTTACCATTGGGCATAGATATGACAAACATCCATTTGCTCTTACTTATGATCCCATCAAAGGCCAGCCAGATGAGTATTACTGTGCAATCTGCGAGGACGATATTGATTCAATGTGTTGGTTCTATCATTGTGTTGACTGTGACCAATCTTTGCATCCGACGTGCATCTATCCTATTGAACGTTATTTGAATGTCAAGTTTGGACGACGCTTCAAAGTGGATGATCACTGCCACCTTCTCAGTTGTGTCCACAAGCCCAAGGGGAAGGATGAAACTCCTTGCAGCCGCTGTGGCAAACCCTTCCCAAACTCCTCTTACATAGCGTTTGAATGTGAGTCGTGTGATTTTTGGATCCACCACGTGTGTAATCCTTCACTGCAGAATGAGGAATTTTATTGA